The Apium graveolens cultivar Ventura chromosome 11, ASM990537v1, whole genome shotgun sequence genome has a window encoding:
- the LOC141696423 gene encoding glycine-rich protein DC7.1-like → MGSKIVLLLGLSIAFVLLISSEVAARDLAKTTQKNLNRAPAAEGASLDGGGYRYGQVSGSRKNRELEGHGTLEGEKVQSNCSSFCRRIYSRCCSAAEAQALKDTQVKPHN, encoded by the exons ATGGGTTCTAAAATAGTCCTCTTACTTGGTCTGTCAATTGCTTTTGTTCTGCTCATTAGTTCAGAAGTTGCAGCTAGAGACCTAGCCAAAACTACTCAGAAGA ATTTGAATCGTGCTCCAGCAGCTGAGGGAGCTAGTTTGGACGGTGGCGGATACCGTTATGGACAAGTCAGTGGAAGCCGCAAAAATAGGGAACTAGAAGGACATGGAACTTTGGAAGGAGAAAAAGTGCAAAGCAACTGCTCTTCCTTCTGCCGACGCATCTATAGCAGGTGTTGTTCTGCAGCTGAAGCACAAGCACTCAAGGACACTCAAGTTAAGCCACATAACTAG
- the LOC141697428 gene encoding uncharacterized protein LOC141697428 isoform X2, translating into MAAPKSFIFLMLLFLYSLHVITISYSISTTTLCHDPERSALLHFKQSLIASSNSSDYLKMVSWKANSSSDCCSWDGVECDDATGYVIGLDLSSSLITGTLHSNSTLFSLVHLQNLNLAENNFMDSSIPPEISHLSSLSSINLSYSSFSGQIPLELSGMSKLTSLDLSFNYLNGDFPISIFSLPGLLVLNVSDNQNLSGYFPEFNNTSPLRKLDIAFTYFSGNMPASIGNLQSLTKLRLRNCYFTGSIPASVGNLTQLTYLSVGSNMFNSPGDLSWLHKLTKLTLLHLQDSNIHGGIPPSLANLTQLTRLDLHNNSFVGEIPLWLLNMTQFTELDLSYNALTGQVPPSFSQQKSLEFLSLTENNFTGTVEADIFLNSKNLNVLDLSRCNIKLFVPHDIDFTLPKLEYLYLSYCNLTEFPYFLQFQIKLRFLQLEGNNIHGNIPQWIWTASNALECLANSLEALVLQDNNFSGTVPQIYPKECNLKVMDLSRNQLTGVVPKSLSNCKMLKILDLSNNRMKQTFPTWLGSLLQLQVLLLHSNMFHGAIGSPRIPSEFPMLCIINLSHNSFSGALPVDYIQTWNAMKVFRTDVEPYIQTNLSFAWIIGDYTFEYDFPYYSSIILTNKGVETEYEKILNIFTAIVLSSNKFTGQIPETLGNLEALQLLDLSNNDLTGPIPPSLGNLSQLESLDLSQNKLSGVIPQQLAAQLNFLEFFNVSHNLLSGHIPQGPQFKTFDNNSYTGNSGLCGFPLPKNCVTVQSPPDENVDDTDEDMFPSGFDWLFILGGLMSGLVVGFVMGDIFTDRHPWLIQGIVQRSRRTQNKPRMQKRIPS; encoded by the exons ATGGCAGCGCCAAAGAGCTTTATCTTCTTAATGTTATTGTTTCTATACTCTCTTCATGTCATTACTATATCCTATTCTATCTCTACTACTACGTTGTGCCATGATCCCGAGAGGTCTGCTCTTTTACATTTTAAGCAAAGCCTTATTGCCTCTTCTAATTCATCTGATTACTTGAAGATGGTATCTTGGAAAGCTAATAGCAGCAGTGATTGCTGTTCGTGGGACGGGGTTGAGTGTGACGATGCTACCGGTTATGTTATTGGTCTTGACCTCAGTAGCAGTCTAATAACTGGCACTCTTCACTCCAATAGCACCTTGTTTAGCCTTGTTCACCTCCAGAACCTGAACCTTGCAGAGAACAACTTTATGGACTCTTCTATCCCACCTGAGATCTCCCATCTTTCGAGTTTATCTTCCATAAACCTCTCGTACTCTTCATTTTCTGGCCAAATTCCACTCGAGTTGTCAGGAATGTCCAAACTGACTTCTCTTGATCTGTCATTCAATTATTTGAATGGAGACTTTCCCATTTCCATTTTCAGTCTACCAGGCTTGCTTGTTCTTAATGTGAGTGACAATCAGAATCTCAGTGGCTACTTTCCAGAGTTTAACAACACAAGCCCCCTGAGAAAACTGGATATTGCTTTCACATATTTCTCTGGTAACATGCCTGCCTCGATCGGAAATCTGCAGTCACTGACTAAGTTGCGACTTAGAAATTGCTATTTTACAGGATCAATTCCAGCCTCAGTTGGTAACCTGACACAACTCACTTATTTATCAGTTGGATCTAACATGTTCAATAGTCCAGGTGATCTTTCTTGGCTTCACAAGCTAACTAAGCTTACTCTGTTGCACCTCCAGGATAGCAATATACATGGTGGCATCCCACCATCTCTTGCAAACCTAACCCAACTTACTCGTCTTGACCTCCATAATAATTCCTTTGTTGGCGAGATACCGTTGTGGCTGCTGAACATGACCCAATTCACCGAACTAGATTTGAGCTATAATGCACTAACAGGTCAAGTTCCTCCCTCATTTTCTCAACAAAAAAGCCTGGAATTTCTTTCTCTTACGGAAAATAACTTTACTGGCACGGTAGAGGCCGACATTTTTCTGAATTCTAAGAACCTTAACGTTCTTGATCTATCCAGATGCAATATAAAGCTGTTTGTCCCCCATGACATTGACTTCACTCTTCCAAAGCTTgaatatttatatttgagttacTGTAACTTAACGGAGTTTCCATACTTTCTGCAGTTCCAGATTAAACTAAGGTTTCTTCAACTGGAGGGAAACAACATTCATGGCAATATACCACAATGGATTTGGACTGCAAGTAATGCTTTGGAG TGCCTTGCCAATTCTCTGGAAGCCCTCGTTCTCCAAGACAACAACTTTTCTGGTACAGTTCCTCAAATATACCCGAAAGAATGCAACTTGAAGGTGATGGACTTGAGTCGAAACCAGTTAACAGGGGTAGTTCCAAAATCGTTGTCAAATTGTAAAATGTTAAAGATATTGGATCTGTCAAATAACCGGATGAAACAAACTTTCCCTACTTGGTTGGGGAGTCTTCTACAGCTACAAGTTCTGCTTCTGCATTCCAACATGTTTCATGGTGCAATTGGAAGTCCGAGGATTCCATCAGAGTTTCCAATGTTGTGCATTATAAATCTGTCTCATAACTCTTTCTCTGGTGCTTTGCCTGTGGATTACATCCAGACTTGGAATGCAATGAAAGTTTTCCGTACAGACGTGGAACCATATATACAGACAAATTTGAGCTTTGCATGGATTATTGGCGACTACACTTTCGAATACGATTTCCCATATTACAGCTCAATTATTCTTACCAACAAAGGCGTAGAGACGGAGTACGAAaagattttaaatattttcactGCTATAGTCCTTTCAAGTAACAAATTCACAGGGCAGATTCCAGAAACTCTTGGAAATCTCGAGGCTCTCCAGTTGCTCGACCTTTCAAACAATGATCTTACGGGTCCAATTCCTCCATCACTCGGAAACCTTTCACAGCTTGAATCATTGGACCTTTCACAGAACAAGCTCTCAGGAGTCATCCCTCAACAGTTAGCAGCACAACTCAATTTTCTCGAGTTCTTTAATGTGTCTCACAACCTCCTAAGTGGTCACATACCACAAGGCCCGCAATTCAAAACATTTGACAACAATTCTTACACCGGAAACTCTGGACTTTGTGGATTTCCATTACCTAAGAATTGTGTAACCGTGCAGTCACCACCTGATGAAAACGTGGATGATACTGATGAAGATATGTTTCCAAGTGGATTTGATTGGTTATTCATATTAGGAGGACTCATGAGTGGGCTTGTTGTTGGCTTTGTTATGGGAGACATTTTCACAGATAGACACCCCTGGCTAATTCAGGGGATTGTGCAGAGATCCAGAAGGACACAAAACAAACCGAGGATGCAGAAGAG AATACCAAGTTGA
- the LOC141697428 gene encoding receptor-like protein 6 isoform X1, whose protein sequence is MAAPKSFIFLMLLFLYSLHVITISYSISTTTLCHDPERSALLHFKQSLIASSNSSDYLKMVSWKANSSSDCCSWDGVECDDATGYVIGLDLSSSLITGTLHSNSTLFSLVHLQNLNLAENNFMDSSIPPEISHLSSLSSINLSYSSFSGQIPLELSGMSKLTSLDLSFNYLNGDFPISIFSLPGLLVLNVSDNQNLSGYFPEFNNTSPLRKLDIAFTYFSGNMPASIGNLQSLTKLRLRNCYFTGSIPASVGNLTQLTYLSVGSNMFNSPGDLSWLHKLTKLTLLHLQDSNIHGGIPPSLANLTQLTRLDLHNNSFVGEIPLWLLNMTQFTELDLSYNALTGQVPPSFSQQKSLEFLSLTENNFTGTVEADIFLNSKNLNVLDLSRCNIKLFVPHDIDFTLPKLEYLYLSYCNLTEFPYFLQFQIKLRFLQLEGNNIHGNIPQWIWTASNALEVISISDNYLTGIEHNPVTIRSKSLRFIDISNNMLQGNLPVPPTNTILYSVNNNRLTGDISPLICAVMSLKVLDLSNNSMSGPIPQCLANSLEALVLQDNNFSGTVPQIYPKECNLKVMDLSRNQLTGVVPKSLSNCKMLKILDLSNNRMKQTFPTWLGSLLQLQVLLLHSNMFHGAIGSPRIPSEFPMLCIINLSHNSFSGALPVDYIQTWNAMKVFRTDVEPYIQTNLSFAWIIGDYTFEYDFPYYSSIILTNKGVETEYEKILNIFTAIVLSSNKFTGQIPETLGNLEALQLLDLSNNDLTGPIPPSLGNLSQLESLDLSQNKLSGVIPQQLAAQLNFLEFFNVSHNLLSGHIPQGPQFKTFDNNSYTGNSGLCGFPLPKNCVTVQSPPDENVDDTDEDMFPSGFDWLFILGGLMSGLVVGFVMGDIFTDRHPWLIQGIVQRSRRTQNKPRMQKRIPS, encoded by the exons ATGGCAGCGCCAAAGAGCTTTATCTTCTTAATGTTATTGTTTCTATACTCTCTTCATGTCATTACTATATCCTATTCTATCTCTACTACTACGTTGTGCCATGATCCCGAGAGGTCTGCTCTTTTACATTTTAAGCAAAGCCTTATTGCCTCTTCTAATTCATCTGATTACTTGAAGATGGTATCTTGGAAAGCTAATAGCAGCAGTGATTGCTGTTCGTGGGACGGGGTTGAGTGTGACGATGCTACCGGTTATGTTATTGGTCTTGACCTCAGTAGCAGTCTAATAACTGGCACTCTTCACTCCAATAGCACCTTGTTTAGCCTTGTTCACCTCCAGAACCTGAACCTTGCAGAGAACAACTTTATGGACTCTTCTATCCCACCTGAGATCTCCCATCTTTCGAGTTTATCTTCCATAAACCTCTCGTACTCTTCATTTTCTGGCCAAATTCCACTCGAGTTGTCAGGAATGTCCAAACTGACTTCTCTTGATCTGTCATTCAATTATTTGAATGGAGACTTTCCCATTTCCATTTTCAGTCTACCAGGCTTGCTTGTTCTTAATGTGAGTGACAATCAGAATCTCAGTGGCTACTTTCCAGAGTTTAACAACACAAGCCCCCTGAGAAAACTGGATATTGCTTTCACATATTTCTCTGGTAACATGCCTGCCTCGATCGGAAATCTGCAGTCACTGACTAAGTTGCGACTTAGAAATTGCTATTTTACAGGATCAATTCCAGCCTCAGTTGGTAACCTGACACAACTCACTTATTTATCAGTTGGATCTAACATGTTCAATAGTCCAGGTGATCTTTCTTGGCTTCACAAGCTAACTAAGCTTACTCTGTTGCACCTCCAGGATAGCAATATACATGGTGGCATCCCACCATCTCTTGCAAACCTAACCCAACTTACTCGTCTTGACCTCCATAATAATTCCTTTGTTGGCGAGATACCGTTGTGGCTGCTGAACATGACCCAATTCACCGAACTAGATTTGAGCTATAATGCACTAACAGGTCAAGTTCCTCCCTCATTTTCTCAACAAAAAAGCCTGGAATTTCTTTCTCTTACGGAAAATAACTTTACTGGCACGGTAGAGGCCGACATTTTTCTGAATTCTAAGAACCTTAACGTTCTTGATCTATCCAGATGCAATATAAAGCTGTTTGTCCCCCATGACATTGACTTCACTCTTCCAAAGCTTgaatatttatatttgagttacTGTAACTTAACGGAGTTTCCATACTTTCTGCAGTTCCAGATTAAACTAAGGTTTCTTCAACTGGAGGGAAACAACATTCATGGCAATATACCACAATGGATTTGGACTGCAAGTAATGCTTTGGAGGTAATTAGCATTTCTGATAACTACCTAACAGGAATTGAACATAATCCGGTTACTATTCGAAGTAAGAGTTTAAGATTCATAGACATAAGCAATAATATGCTACAAGGGAATCTCCCAGTTCCACCAACAAATACAATTTTGTACTCGGTGAATAACAACAGATTAACCGGAGATATTTCACCCTTGATATGTGCTGTCATGTCTCTTAAAGTACTAGATTTGTCGAATAACAGCATGAGTGGACCAATTCCGCAGTGCCTTGCCAATTCTCTGGAAGCCCTCGTTCTCCAAGACAACAACTTTTCTGGTACAGTTCCTCAAATATACCCGAAAGAATGCAACTTGAAGGTGATGGACTTGAGTCGAAACCAGTTAACAGGGGTAGTTCCAAAATCGTTGTCAAATTGTAAAATGTTAAAGATATTGGATCTGTCAAATAACCGGATGAAACAAACTTTCCCTACTTGGTTGGGGAGTCTTCTACAGCTACAAGTTCTGCTTCTGCATTCCAACATGTTTCATGGTGCAATTGGAAGTCCGAGGATTCCATCAGAGTTTCCAATGTTGTGCATTATAAATCTGTCTCATAACTCTTTCTCTGGTGCTTTGCCTGTGGATTACATCCAGACTTGGAATGCAATGAAAGTTTTCCGTACAGACGTGGAACCATATATACAGACAAATTTGAGCTTTGCATGGATTATTGGCGACTACACTTTCGAATACGATTTCCCATATTACAGCTCAATTATTCTTACCAACAAAGGCGTAGAGACGGAGTACGAAaagattttaaatattttcactGCTATAGTCCTTTCAAGTAACAAATTCACAGGGCAGATTCCAGAAACTCTTGGAAATCTCGAGGCTCTCCAGTTGCTCGACCTTTCAAACAATGATCTTACGGGTCCAATTCCTCCATCACTCGGAAACCTTTCACAGCTTGAATCATTGGACCTTTCACAGAACAAGCTCTCAGGAGTCATCCCTCAACAGTTAGCAGCACAACTCAATTTTCTCGAGTTCTTTAATGTGTCTCACAACCTCCTAAGTGGTCACATACCACAAGGCCCGCAATTCAAAACATTTGACAACAATTCTTACACCGGAAACTCTGGACTTTGTGGATTTCCATTACCTAAGAATTGTGTAACCGTGCAGTCACCACCTGATGAAAACGTGGATGATACTGATGAAGATATGTTTCCAAGTGGATTTGATTGGTTATTCATATTAGGAGGACTCATGAGTGGGCTTGTTGTTGGCTTTGTTATGGGAGACATTTTCACAGATAGACACCCCTGGCTAATTCAGGGGATTGTGCAGAGATCCAGAAGGACACAAAACAAACCGAGGATGCAGAAGAG AATACCAAGTTGA